The Leishmania major strain Friedlin complete genome, chromosome 31 genome contains a region encoding:
- a CDS encoding biotin/lipoate protein ligase-like protein has product MPAHCPPNIHFLEEVTSTMDVARTMRATAGGKAFAVVAAEQTAGRGTGGRTWTSPKGNLYMTVGVPQLGQPPCLKEELVPVLPLICGLACRRAVLEVLHLDGALAKASVAADAAKAVATKWPNDIIYNHKKIGGTLIESDGDYLIIGIGMNIAVAPQMTDAGREATMINTIAEDFGVKSCPPRDLANAIWCHLFDICSSPEWTRELVIESFDKVMDKSLKLHKRLPGGRDPEELTAVSLNSWGHLKVRHADGTVEDLSAEYLF; this is encoded by the coding sequence ATGCCCGCGCACTGTCCACCCAACATCCATTTTCTCGAGGAGGTCACCTCCACGATGGATGTGGCCCGCACGATGAGGGCGACCGCTGGTGGGAAGGCGTTTGCTGTCGTCGCGGCCGAGCAGACAGCCGGTCGTGGCACAGGCGGTCGCACGTGGACCTCGCCGAAGGGGAACCTCTACATGACTGTTGGTGTGCCTCAGCTGGGCCAACCACCATGTCTcaaggaggagctggtgcCCGTGTTGCCGCTCATCTGTGGTCTtgcgtgccgccgcgccgtgctggaggtgcttCATCTGGATGGGGCGTTGGCCAAGGCTTCGGTTGCtgcggatgcggccaagGCCGTGGCGACCAAGTGGCCGAACGACATCATCTACAATCACAAGAAGATTGGCGGCACCCTAATCGAGAGCGATGGGGACTACTTGATCATTGGCATTGGCATGAACATCGCCGTGGCACCGCAGATGACGGACGCTGGCCGCGAGGCAACAATGATCAACACCATTGCGGAGGATTTCGGCGTGAAGTCGTGCCCCCCGCGGGACCTCGCGAACGCGATCTGGTGCCACCTCTTCGACATCTGCAGCTCGCCAGAGTGGACGCGCGAGTTGGTGATTGAGAGTTTCGACAAGGTGATGGACAAGTCCCTGAAGCTGCACAAGCGGCTGCCAGGCGGCCGCGATCCGGAGGAGCTGACGGCGGTTTCGCTAAACAGCTGGGGCCATTTGAAGGTTCGCCACGCCGACGGCACAGTGGAGGACTTGTCCGCGGAATACTTGTTTTga